The genomic interval CTCACCACTCGGTTTCCTCAGGATGGGTTGACCGATGAAGGCTACGATTTCAACGGGTGGATTCTGGAGTTCTACCAAGACCAGTGCAACGGAATCGTCCAGATCGATGACCAGGGCTTCTATTCACCCCAAGGCCATCTCATCGTCGATCTTTCCTTCAAGGGGGAATGAGCCCCCGTGTCCGACAGGCTCCCAGATCCCACTCCACCCGACCTTGCCCCTCTTTATAGGAATACCGATCATTGGTTTCAGCGGGCATCTGCCTCCCTGCTCGGTGAAGTTCCCTGCCGGCTCGGTTGTACCAGTTGTTGCATCGGTCCCTTTCCGATCACGCTCCTCGACATCCAGACTCTCCAACAGGGGCTGGACGTCTTGCCACCGGATCACCGCCAACGAATCGTCCAGCGTGCCTCCGAGCAGACCGCTGCCATGGAGGCCGCGTTCCCACAACTCACCCACACCACTTTTCTCGATACATGGTCCGATCAGGAGATCGACCGGTTAGTCACGGAATTTCACAATCGCCCCTGCCCAGCCCTGGAAGCAGATGGCCGCTGTGGCCTCTACGACTACCGCCCCCTCGTCTGCCGATCGATGGGTATCCCGACAGAAGATCGTGGTCTGACCCATGGCGCCTGCGAAGTCCAAACCTGTATCCCGATCCTGCGGCTTCCCACCGCACTCCGACAAGAAGAAGATCGCTTAGCGCAGGAAGAAGCCGCTTCCCTCAACGAGATCCATCGAGCCACAGAATCATCTACCGGCGACGAGGTGTTCCTACCCTACGGGTTCATACCGGGCGAGACTCGCGAGACATGCGAGAAAAGCGGGATGGGTGAGGAAGTCTGAGGACTGAAGGTTAAGGGTAGAGGTTTCATCTTCGTGAGTCGCGCCTGTCGCGCTTTTCTCGCCCCTCTCGCTTGAGCCGCGCAGGATGCTCAAAAGGCTCGTCCAGCAAGGCCGCAGCGAGCGAAGATCCGGAGGCGTACCCTGTGGGGTACGTTGAGGACCTGAGCGATGCGAGAACGCCGCTGGCGGACCTTTTCAGCATTCTGCTGCTGGACAGAGGTTGAAATCCTATGCTACTGTCACGTCCCTTGGTTGCGGGAGCGCCTGTAGCTCAGCTGGATAGAGCATCAGCCTCCGGAGCTGAGGGCCACAGGTTCAAATCCTGTCAGGCGCACCAAACCGAGCTTGCTCGTACCGCGGGCTCGGCTGAGTCTTGTGGATTTGACGCCCGAGGATAAACTACCGCCAGTGGTCGGCATCGAAAATTGAATACCCGGTGGGCCGTTAGCTCAGTTGGTAGAGCAGCTGACTCTTAATCAGCGGGCCGTAGGTTCGACCCCTACACGGCCCACCAAATTCTTCAACCACTTACACCACTCGTCGCCAGTGCCGGACCTGCCGTTTGTGCCATGTGTGCTAATTTTGTGCCCCCCCCTGTGCTAGGCAGGCTGTACCCCGCCAGCATTTCCACTCCTTCGCGCAGGCTCTCCGGATAGTGGTGCGCATAACGCTGAGTCATGATCGGCGACTTGTGCCCTAAGAGACATTGGACCTTATAGAGATCGATCCCTGATTGCACAAGCCTCGTGGCAAAGGTATGCCTGAGATCATGAAAATGGAAATTCTCGATTCGACACACCTTCATCGCGCCACGAAAGGCGCGTCGAAGATGGCTGTCGTCAAGCAGGGTGAACGTGTCACTCGGGAACACATAATCACTCTTGATCGAGCGCACCTTGGCTTTTCGCTTCAGGACATCGAGCACGAGACTGTTGATGGGGATGGTTCGCCGCTCTCCGTTCTTTGACCGGAATACGGTCACAGTTTTTCTGAAGAAATCGACTCCGTCCCAATTCAACGCTCGAATCTCCCCCATCCGCATGCCGGTATGCAATGCGAACAGGATGATGTCCTTGAGCCAGGGTCGTGCAACCTGGAGAAGACGCTCTTCTTCTCCTGTGCTCAACCATCGGTCCCGACGATTGCGCTCTTTCTCCATGGAGACACGCGCGACAGGATTGTCCCGGCACCACTCCCATTCCCGGATGGCGAGATTAAACGCCTTCTTCATGCAGGCGAGCTCACGGTTGATAGTGGCCGGTGCCACCCCATCCGCATACCGCTTGGCTTTATACGCCACGATGCGCTTCGGCGTAATCTCGGCCAAGGTAGCGCCCTTGAAGAAGGGCAGCAGGTTCTTCGTGTAGCCGCTGAAGGATCGTTGACTCATCTGTTTCCTGACATGTTCGTTCAGATAGCGATCCATCAGTTCAACAAACGTCCGTTCCTGCTCTTCTCGTTTCTCAAAGTGCCGACCCTCGACGATATCGACCGTGATCTTCGCGAGGATCGCCTCTGCTAATCGCCGATCCGAAGTGTCCGTGGATCGTCGCACTTGCTGACCGTGATATTTGAACCTCATCCACCAGACCGTATTTCTTTTATAGAGCCCCATTCACTCTCCTTTCCTAGGGCTCAATGCTGGTCCGGTTTCCCCGTGCCGGGGATTATAGATAGCCCGTTTCGCCGCCGCAATGATCTCGTCAATGTCTCTCCCGCGCCGCTTGTAGTCAGGCAACGCGGGTCGGTGCGGTGCAA from Nitrospirota bacterium carries:
- a CDS encoding tyrosine-type recombinase/integrase, yielding MGLYKRNTVWWMRFKYHGQQVRRSTDTSDRRLAEAILAKITVDIVEGRHFEKREEQERTFVELMDRYLNEHVRKQMSQRSFSGYTKNLLPFFKGATLAEITPKRIVAYKAKRYADGVAPATINRELACMKKAFNLAIREWEWCRDNPVARVSMEKERNRRDRWLSTGEEERLLQVARPWLKDIILFALHTGMRMGEIRALNWDGVDFFRKTVTVFRSKNGERRTIPINSLVLDVLKRKAKVRSIKSDYVFPSDTFTLLDDSHLRRAFRGAMKVCRIENFHFHDLRHTFATRLVQSGIDLYKVQCLLGHKSPIMTQRYAHHYPESLREGVEMLAGYSLPSTGGGTKLAHMAQTAGPALATSGVSG
- a CDS encoding YkgJ family cysteine cluster protein, which translates into the protein MSDRLPDPTPPDLAPLYRNTDHWFQRASASLLGEVPCRLGCTSCCIGPFPITLLDIQTLQQGLDVLPPDHRQRIVQRASEQTAAMEAAFPQLTHTTFLDTWSDQEIDRLVTEFHNRPCPALEADGRCGLYDYRPLVCRSMGIPTEDRGLTHGACEVQTCIPILRLPTALRQEEDRLAQEEAASLNEIHRATESSTGDEVFLPYGFIPGETRETCEKSGMGEEV